One window from the genome of Cervus elaphus chromosome 8, mCerEla1.1, whole genome shotgun sequence encodes:
- the LOC122698846 gene encoding transcription initiation factor IIB-like translates to MASTSRLDALPRVTCPNHPDAILVEDYRAGDMICPECGLVVGDRVIDVGSEWRTFSNDKATKDPSRVGDSQNPLLSDGDLSTMIGKGTGATSFDEFGNSKYQNRRTMSSSDRAMMNAFKEITTMADRINLPRNIVDRTNNLFKQVYEQKSLKGRANDAIASACLYIACRQEGVPRTFKEICAVSRISKKEIGRCFKLILKALETSVDLITTGDFMSRFCSNLCLPKQVQMAATHIARKAVELDLVPGRSPISVAAAAIYMASQASAEKRTQKEIGDIAGVADVTIRQSYRLIYPRAPDLFPTDFKFDTPVDKLPQL, encoded by the coding sequence ATGGCGTCTACCAGCCGTTTGGATGCTCTTCCAAGAGTCACATGTCCAAACCATCCAGATGCGATCCTAGTGGAAGACTACAGAGCTGGTGATATGATCTGTCCTGAATGTGGCCTGGTTGTAGGTGACCGAGTTATTGATGTAGGATCTGAGTGGAGAACTTTCAGCAATGATAAAGCAACAAAAGATCCATCTCGAGTTGGAGATTCTCAGAATCCTCTTCTGAGTGATGGAGATTTGTCTACTATGATTGGCAAGGGTACAGGAGCTACAAGTTTTGATGAATTTGGTAATTCTAAGTACCAGAATAGGAGAACCATGAGTAGTTCTGATCGGGCAATGATGAACGCATTTAAAGAAATCACTACCATGGCAGACAGAATCAACCTCCCTCGAAATATAGTTGATCGAACAAATAACCTATTCAAGCAAGTgtatgaacagaagagcctaaAGGGGAGAGCCAATGATGCCATAGCTTCTGCTTGTCTTTATATTGCCTGCAGACAGGAAGGGGTTCCTagaacatttaaagaaatatgtgCTGTATCACGAATTTCTAAGAAAGAAATTGGCCGATGTTTTAAACTTATTCTGAAAGCTTTAGAAACCAGTGTGGATTTGATTACAACTGGGGACTTCATGTCCAGGTTTTGTTCCAACCTTTGTCTTCCTAAGCAAGTACAGATGGCAGCGACACATATAGCCCGTAAAGCTGTGGAGTTGGACTTGGTTCCTGGAAGGAGCCCGATATCTGTGGCAGCAGCTGCTATTTACATGGCCTCACAGGCATCAGCTGAGAAACGGACCCAAAAAGAGATTGGAGATATTGCTGGTGTTGCTGATGTTACGATCAGACAGTCGTACAGATTAATCTATCCGCGGGCCCCAGATCTGTTTCCTACAGACTTCAAATTTGACACCCCTGTGGACAAACTACCACAGCTATAA